One region of Salvelinus sp. IW2-2015 linkage group LG6.1, ASM291031v2, whole genome shotgun sequence genomic DNA includes:
- the LOC111965350 gene encoding coagulation factor V-like isoform X1, giving the protein MTDLEASTVGEPPPPYMIFLLVFFFFITGLLGFLVCHLLKKKGYRCRTGEEEDEDEEECEQKLGPDKNAWGQAASSDNLSYVTDDEEGDHQDTVEQILKCIIENEANMEAFKEMLGKKDICEHHDPTLLRKESLGGIPPHHHTVHSGAQLDHKSCTLCVQGRTKKARRRSRVPRTNKPRTPGERRESTVFAVGRFRVTHMDKKDQGSGDQLDQSEALDSEKGDEEDPQRKEGYNLRSMFKDVKTDSTNGVVPIAAKRKNSLVLFSPRRGSDPVGAKMPLSQPMVEEEPLFTAPVKTARVQTSSPVKILSSQPSLDSGAPDDTDMAPVKMYPTRVTFVVSPTESPVPVTPNASPGGVSPLTPPMQDSPTTTPVQVTPMTPEILPLTQGSYNNPSLSALNVSLTPTPVQASPTSNLLNVSPDLSSRKVFPSPTPLNVSPTPSPIQVSPGLSSRKVFRSSSPLNVSPAPTPLNLSPASTPLMVSPTTLPRSILKNTTTFVKVDETSPTTKGPEDKVESLATVRADKVSPTAVPVKVCPTVDPMKVSPTSTSVKISPTSGGPLEDKLEVGSVTIVKASPDSQMEFSVVRTAEVMKEEEEEDPAVAQSPPEKGKDDEVEMEDIKDCRVSQEEGVSLEEKRRSVHSQHKW; this is encoded by the exons ATGACGGACCTGGAGGCATCGACAGTGGGTGAACCCCCTCCCCCATACATGATCTTCCTCCtggttttcttcttcttcatcacgGGCCTCCTGGGTTTCCTGGTCTGCCACCTTCTGAAGAAGAAGGGCTACCGCTgcaggacaggggaggaggaagatgaagatgaggaggagtgTGAGCAGAAACTGGGACCAGACAAGAATG CTTGGGGGCAAGCTGCTTCGTCAGACAATCTTTCATATGTTACAGATGATGAAGAAGGGGACCATCAAGACACTGTTGAACAAATCCTGAAGTGCATCATTGAAAATGAAG CCAACATGGAAGCCTTCAAGGAGATGCTAGGAAAAAAGGATATTTGTGAACATCATGATCCTAC GTTACTGCGCAAAGAGAGCCTGGGTGGTATTCCACCTCATCACCACACCGTGCACTCTGGAGCCCAGCTTGACCACAAGTCCTGCACACTCTGTGTGCAAGGGCGCACCAAGAAGGCCCGACGCCGGAGCCGTGTACCTCGGACCAATAAGCCGAGAACgccgggagagaggagagagtccaCTGTGTTCGCTGTGGGAAG GTTCCGAGTCACCCACATGGACAAAAAGGATCAGGGGTCTGGCGACCAGTTAGACCAATCGGAGGCCCTGGATAGTGAGAAGGGGGATGAGGAGGACCCCCAGAGGAAGGAGGGGTACAACCTGCGGAGCATGTTCAAAGACGTCAAAACGGACAGCACCAATGGTGTGGTTCCCATCGCGGCCAAGCGGAAGAATAGTCTGGTTCTGTTCTCACCACGCAGAGGTAGTGATCCAGTGGGGGCCAAAATGCCACTGAGCCAGCCCATGGTAGAAGAGGAACCCCTCTTCACTGCTCCAGTGAAGACTGCTCGAGTGCAGACCTCCAGCCCTGTTAAGATCCTGTCGTCCCAGCCCAGCCTGGACTCTGGTGCACCTGACGACACTGATATGGCTCCTGTTAAAATGTACCCCACTAGGGTCACTTTTGTAGTGTCCCCCACTGAGAGTCCCGTACCAGTCACTCCCAACGCAAGTCCAGGAGGTGTCTCCCCTCTAACACCCCCAATGCAAGattcccccaccaccaccccagtaCAAGTCACCCCCATGACCCCTGAGATATTACCCCTTACCCAAGGCTCCTATAATAACCCTAGTCTTAGCGCCTTAAATGTCTCTCTTACCCCTACCCCTGTACAAGCCTCTCCAACCTCTAACCTCTTGAATGTCTCCCCTGACCTGTCCTCCAGAAAAGTGTTCCCCTCCCCTACTCCCTTAAATGTTTCTCCTACCCCTTCCCCCATACAAGTCTCCCCTGGCCTCTCGTCCAGAAAAGTGTTTCGTTCCTCTAGCCCGTTAAATGTCTCCCCTGCCCCTACTCCCTTaaatctctctcctgcctctaccCCCTTAATGGTGTCCCCCACCACTCTACCCCGTAGCATTCTAAAGAATACTACTACTTTTGTCAAGGTGGACGAAACCTCACCCACCACGAAAGGGCCAGAGGACAAGGTTGAGAGCCTTGCTACTGTCAGGGCCGACAAAGTTTCCCCCACTGCTGTTCCTGTGAAAGTCTGCCCCACTGTGGACCCCATGAAAGTCTCCCCCACCTCAACCTCCGTCAAGATCTCCCCCACCAGCGGAGGCCCTTTAGAGGACAAGCTGGAGGTGGGGAGTGTTACCATAGTCAAAGCCAGCCCGGACAGTCAGATGGAGTTCTCTGTGGTGCGTACGGCTGAGGTaatgaaggaggaggaagaggaggaccctGCTGTGGCTCAGAGCCCCCCAGAGAAAGGGAAGGATgatgaggtggagatggaggacaTAAAGGACTGTCGGGTCAGCCAGGAGGAGGGCGTGTctctggaggagaagaggagatcaGTGCACAGTCAGCACAagtggtga
- the LOC111965350 gene encoding coagulation factor V-like isoform X2, with the protein MTDLEASTVGEPPPPYMIFLLVFFFFITGLLGFLVCHLLKKKGYRCRTGEEEDEDEEECEQKLGPDKNDDEEGDHQDTVEQILKCIIENEANMEAFKEMLGKKDICEHHDPTLLRKESLGGIPPHHHTVHSGAQLDHKSCTLCVQGRTKKARRRSRVPRTNKPRTPGERRESTVFAVGRFRVTHMDKKDQGSGDQLDQSEALDSEKGDEEDPQRKEGYNLRSMFKDVKTDSTNGVVPIAAKRKNSLVLFSPRRGSDPVGAKMPLSQPMVEEEPLFTAPVKTARVQTSSPVKILSSQPSLDSGAPDDTDMAPVKMYPTRVTFVVSPTESPVPVTPNASPGGVSPLTPPMQDSPTTTPVQVTPMTPEILPLTQGSYNNPSLSALNVSLTPTPVQASPTSNLLNVSPDLSSRKVFPSPTPLNVSPTPSPIQVSPGLSSRKVFRSSSPLNVSPAPTPLNLSPASTPLMVSPTTLPRSILKNTTTFVKVDETSPTTKGPEDKVESLATVRADKVSPTAVPVKVCPTVDPMKVSPTSTSVKISPTSGGPLEDKLEVGSVTIVKASPDSQMEFSVVRTAEVMKEEEEEDPAVAQSPPEKGKDDEVEMEDIKDCRVSQEEGVSLEEKRRSVHSQHKW; encoded by the exons ATGACGGACCTGGAGGCATCGACAGTGGGTGAACCCCCTCCCCCATACATGATCTTCCTCCtggttttcttcttcttcatcacgGGCCTCCTGGGTTTCCTGGTCTGCCACCTTCTGAAGAAGAAGGGCTACCGCTgcaggacaggggaggaggaagatgaagatgaggaggagtgTGAGCAGAAACTGGGACCAGACAAGAATG ATGATGAAGAAGGGGACCATCAAGACACTGTTGAACAAATCCTGAAGTGCATCATTGAAAATGAAG CCAACATGGAAGCCTTCAAGGAGATGCTAGGAAAAAAGGATATTTGTGAACATCATGATCCTAC GTTACTGCGCAAAGAGAGCCTGGGTGGTATTCCACCTCATCACCACACCGTGCACTCTGGAGCCCAGCTTGACCACAAGTCCTGCACACTCTGTGTGCAAGGGCGCACCAAGAAGGCCCGACGCCGGAGCCGTGTACCTCGGACCAATAAGCCGAGAACgccgggagagaggagagagtccaCTGTGTTCGCTGTGGGAAG GTTCCGAGTCACCCACATGGACAAAAAGGATCAGGGGTCTGGCGACCAGTTAGACCAATCGGAGGCCCTGGATAGTGAGAAGGGGGATGAGGAGGACCCCCAGAGGAAGGAGGGGTACAACCTGCGGAGCATGTTCAAAGACGTCAAAACGGACAGCACCAATGGTGTGGTTCCCATCGCGGCCAAGCGGAAGAATAGTCTGGTTCTGTTCTCACCACGCAGAGGTAGTGATCCAGTGGGGGCCAAAATGCCACTGAGCCAGCCCATGGTAGAAGAGGAACCCCTCTTCACTGCTCCAGTGAAGACTGCTCGAGTGCAGACCTCCAGCCCTGTTAAGATCCTGTCGTCCCAGCCCAGCCTGGACTCTGGTGCACCTGACGACACTGATATGGCTCCTGTTAAAATGTACCCCACTAGGGTCACTTTTGTAGTGTCCCCCACTGAGAGTCCCGTACCAGTCACTCCCAACGCAAGTCCAGGAGGTGTCTCCCCTCTAACACCCCCAATGCAAGattcccccaccaccaccccagtaCAAGTCACCCCCATGACCCCTGAGATATTACCCCTTACCCAAGGCTCCTATAATAACCCTAGTCTTAGCGCCTTAAATGTCTCTCTTACCCCTACCCCTGTACAAGCCTCTCCAACCTCTAACCTCTTGAATGTCTCCCCTGACCTGTCCTCCAGAAAAGTGTTCCCCTCCCCTACTCCCTTAAATGTTTCTCCTACCCCTTCCCCCATACAAGTCTCCCCTGGCCTCTCGTCCAGAAAAGTGTTTCGTTCCTCTAGCCCGTTAAATGTCTCCCCTGCCCCTACTCCCTTaaatctctctcctgcctctaccCCCTTAATGGTGTCCCCCACCACTCTACCCCGTAGCATTCTAAAGAATACTACTACTTTTGTCAAGGTGGACGAAACCTCACCCACCACGAAAGGGCCAGAGGACAAGGTTGAGAGCCTTGCTACTGTCAGGGCCGACAAAGTTTCCCCCACTGCTGTTCCTGTGAAAGTCTGCCCCACTGTGGACCCCATGAAAGTCTCCCCCACCTCAACCTCCGTCAAGATCTCCCCCACCAGCGGAGGCCCTTTAGAGGACAAGCTGGAGGTGGGGAGTGTTACCATAGTCAAAGCCAGCCCGGACAGTCAGATGGAGTTCTCTGTGGTGCGTACGGCTGAGGTaatgaaggaggaggaagaggaggaccctGCTGTGGCTCAGAGCCCCCCAGAGAAAGGGAAGGATgatgaggtggagatggaggacaTAAAGGACTGTCGGGTCAGCCAGGAGGAGGGCGTGTctctggaggagaagaggagatcaGTGCACAGTCAGCACAagtggtga